A genome region from Desulfobacterales bacterium includes the following:
- a CDS encoding peptidylprolyl isomerase has protein sequence MKRLLIVGFAVLLMTLTAAADENPKVVLETSKGKIVLELNANKAPQTVKNFLAYVDAGFYSNTVFHRVIPNFMIQGGGFTVDMQQKETRAAIRNEAANGLLNQRGTIAMARTPNPHSATAQFFINTKNNDFLNYKGKTSQGWGYAVFGQVVEGMDVVDRISKVQTVTRGRFRDVPAEPIVIKQATRMP, from the coding sequence ATGAAACGTTTATTGATTGTTGGTTTTGCCGTTTTGCTGATGACCTTAACCGCTGCTGCTGATGAAAACCCCAAAGTGGTCTTGGAAACCTCCAAAGGAAAAATTGTGCTTGAGCTGAATGCGAATAAGGCACCGCAAACCGTTAAAAATTTTTTGGCTTATGTGGATGCGGGATTTTACAGCAACACAGTATTTCACCGCGTGATCCCCAATTTCATGATTCAGGGGGGTGGTTTTACGGTGGATATGCAGCAAAAAGAAACCCGGGCAGCGATTCGCAACGAAGCCGCCAATGGATTGCTCAACCAGCGCGGCACCATTGCCATGGCCAGGACACCGAATCCGCACAGTGCCACTGCCCAGTTTTTTATTAACACCAAAAACAATGACTTTTTGAATTACAAAGGTAAAACCTCTCAGGGCTGGGGCTACGCGGTATTTGGACAAGTGGTGGAAGGAATGGATGTTGTCGATCGCATCTCAAAAGTTCAGACGGTTACGCGCGGCCGCTTTAGAGATGTGCCGGCAGAGCCCATTGTCATCAAGCAGGCGACTCGCATGCCCTG
- a CDS encoding MotA/TolQ/ExbB proton channel family protein: MLKKLLLPIGLLLFIIMSESVIDGTSIIMNLKSALLVTVGTLLSALIAFPLKTFKDLFKSLMAVHLRQETDNESLIKELEKLALIWRRHGLVALEHARTGIENVFLQKGIELVVDGYDRYEIRNIMEKDYELYFSRKESQVNILNTLAKLAPVFGFVGTILGLINVLNSMQDPTMIGKGMALALLTTLYGILLANFLFFPLAKKLSEYTKTEATVLNIILEGIMDIAEQKTSKSISHRLNSYLDVNRLSRMHKKKKRQRQVRPKPQMQMQ; encoded by the coding sequence GTGCTCAAGAAATTGTTGCTGCCCATTGGTCTGCTTTTGTTTATCATCATGTCAGAAAGCGTTATTGATGGCACCTCTATTATCATGAACTTAAAAAGCGCTCTGCTGGTGACAGTGGGCACGCTGTTAAGCGCCTTAATCGCCTTTCCTTTGAAAACCTTCAAAGACCTGTTTAAAAGTCTCATGGCGGTTCACCTGCGACAGGAGACCGATAACGAATCGCTGATCAAGGAACTTGAAAAGCTGGCACTGATCTGGCGCCGCCATGGACTGGTGGCCCTTGAACATGCCCGCACAGGAATTGAGAATGTTTTCTTGCAAAAGGGTATCGAACTGGTGGTTGACGGCTACGATCGCTATGAGATCCGCAATATCATGGAAAAGGACTATGAGCTTTATTTTTCCCGCAAAGAGTCACAGGTCAATATTTTAAACACCCTTGCCAAGCTGGCCCCGGTGTTTGGCTTTGTGGGTACCATTTTGGGTCTGATTAACGTCTTAAACAGTATGCAAGATCCCACCATGATCGGAAAGGGCATGGCGCTGGCCTTGTTAACCACGCTCTACGGCATTTTGCTGGCCAATTTTCTTTTCTTTCCGCTAGCAAAAAAGCTGTCTGAATACACCAAGACCGAGGCAACCGTTCTAAATATTATATTAGAGGGCATCATGGATATCGCCGAGCAAAAAACCTCTAAATCCATTTCCCACAGGCTCAATTCCTATCTTGACGTCAATCGCCTCAGCCGTATGCATAAGAAGAAAAAACGCCAACGGCAGGTGCGGCCCAAACCCCAAATGCAAATGCAGTAA
- a CDS encoding flagellar motor protein MotB, whose amino-acid sequence MRDNHTAESDGKTLKRRLELSEQRRSLLQKRLSSSIIEDDTTLWSYVDLITLLLVLFILFYSHAISRKATVKRDAAVSKQASQAQTQDASLEQLRRQVMQTVRSKDKKDFAVRWDQKRLVLVLGEKIAFNVGDATLLPDFQPTLKQIARFISSQHGYKVSVAGHTDDVPIHTRQFPTNWELSAIRAVNVAKFLIDHGVHSQRLSIEGHSAYRPILPNSSAQNRQANRRVEITLIKERDEKTRQH is encoded by the coding sequence ATGCGAGACAATCACACAGCAGAATCAGACGGCAAAACACTTAAACGGCGGCTTGAGCTGTCTGAGCAAAGAAGATCGCTACTGCAAAAGCGACTTTCGTCATCGATCATTGAAGATGACACAACCCTGTGGAGTTATGTTGATCTGATCACGCTGCTGCTGGTTTTATTTATCCTGTTTTATTCCCATGCCATTTCCCGCAAAGCGACGGTAAAAAGGGATGCTGCAGTGTCCAAGCAGGCATCCCAGGCCCAAACGCAGGATGCCTCGTTGGAGCAGTTGCGCCGCCAGGTTATGCAAACCGTGCGCTCAAAAGATAAAAAGGATTTTGCAGTACGCTGGGATCAAAAGCGATTGGTATTGGTGCTGGGTGAAAAAATTGCCTTCAATGTAGGTGACGCCACCCTGCTTCCTGATTTTCAGCCCACGTTAAAGCAGATTGCCCGATTCATTTCATCCCAGCACGGCTATAAGGTCTCGGTGGCAGGTCATACGGACGATGTGCCCATTCACACCCGGCAGTTTCCCACCAACTGGGAGCTGTCAGCGATTCGGGCCGTCAATGTGGCTAAGTTTCTGATCGATCATGGCGTCCATTCCCAACGACTTTCAATCGAAGGGCATTCGGCCTACCGACCCATTCTTCCCAACAGCAGCGCCCAGAATCGACAAGCCAATCGTCGGGTCGAGATCACATTGATCAAAGAAAGAGATGAGAAAACAAGGCAGCACTGA
- a CDS encoding tyrosine-type recombinase/integrase, translated as MGWGKVPEWLFYNNKGNPLDPRNLRQRIHYKICEKARLRRVRIHDLRHSYATIRISAGHNIADISRQLGHSSYKITVDTYYYWIPDQNSNEVDELDMIGKNRNNPQPMRNQNIKDSAAFS; from the coding sequence ATGGGATGGGGTAAAGTCCCGGAGTGGCTTTTCTATAACAACAAAGGTAATCCTTTGGATCCAAGAAATCTTAGGCAGAGAATCCATTATAAGATATGCGAAAAAGCCAGGCTTAGGCGCGTCAGAATCCACGATTTAAGGCATTCCTATGCTACCATAAGAATTTCAGCAGGTCACAATATAGCTGATATATCCCGTCAGCTTGGTCATTCTTCGTATAAAATTACAGTTGATACATATTATTATTGGATTCCCGATCAGAATTCCAATGAAGTAGATGAACTAGACATGATCGGCAAAAACCGCAACAATCCGCAACCTATGCGCAACCAAAATATAAAGGATTCAGCTGCTTTTAGCTAA
- a CDS encoding 16S rRNA (uracil(1498)-N(3))-methyltransferase has protein sequence MRYFYLKPAALIKKPVLLKGSEARHIKNVLRLKPGNKICLVDGEGFEYEAIIQQFLTDGVELEITDKRSGKREPQVHIGVAQALLKDKKMDRLLRHLCELGISHWIPFTCERSVPVPGAKRSASRRERWQKISQESIKQCQRAKLPQISKIKTYKDVLSADQDDHLKIVFYENEDATLNTLITSTQQPPPRDILLIIGPEGGFTEGEIETARAAGCLVAGLGPRILRAETATIAACALAQFLFGDMS, from the coding sequence ATGCGCTATTTTTATTTGAAACCGGCTGCATTGATAAAAAAGCCTGTTCTTCTAAAAGGCTCAGAAGCACGCCATATCAAAAATGTGCTGCGTTTAAAGCCCGGTAACAAGATTTGCCTTGTGGACGGGGAAGGGTTTGAATACGAAGCGATTATTCAGCAATTTTTGACTGATGGCGTGGAATTGGAGATTACCGACAAACGCTCTGGAAAAAGGGAGCCCCAAGTTCATATTGGTGTGGCTCAGGCCCTGTTAAAAGATAAAAAAATGGACCGTCTGTTGCGGCACTTGTGCGAGCTCGGTATTTCTCACTGGATTCCTTTTACTTGCGAGCGCTCGGTTCCTGTGCCCGGGGCAAAGCGCTCGGCTTCAAGGCGCGAGCGCTGGCAGAAGATAAGCCAAGAATCCATAAAACAATGCCAGAGAGCAAAATTGCCTCAAATATCCAAGATAAAGACCTATAAAGACGTTTTGAGTGCTGATCAAGATGATCATCTTAAAATTGTCTTTTATGAAAATGAAGATGCCACCCTCAATACATTGATAACTTCCACTCAGCAACCACCGCCGCGAGATATTCTCCTGATTATAGGTCCTGAAGGGGGCTTTACCGAAGGCGAAATTGAAACCGCGCGAGCAGCCGGCTGCCTGGTCGCCGGCCTCGGCCCGCGGATCCTGCGCGCTGAAACCGCAACCATTGCGGCCTGCGCATTAGCTCAATTTCTATTTGGTGATATGAGCTAA